Proteins co-encoded in one Flavivirga eckloniae genomic window:
- a CDS encoding LUD domain-containing protein, which translates to MSLFRKIFGSKSSRSGEELKSDDRGKYMPEIKIPIDERFTINFKANGGKFLYCENLNEIYSNLEYILEENDWKEKKALLFDDNLKDRFTNSNLKDTNKVSDSTFFLTTCENLIANDGSLLITSKQIFEKKLPELPVNFIVYATTSQIVENIGEGLRGIKSKNRQKIPTNITTIKHFKSGDEKDFLSYGSSAKNLYLLLLEDL; encoded by the coding sequence ATGAGCCTTTTTAGAAAAATTTTTGGTTCCAAATCTAGCCGTTCAGGCGAAGAGTTGAAATCTGACGATAGAGGCAAATATATGCCGGAAATAAAAATACCAATTGACGAAAGGTTTACTATAAACTTTAAAGCCAATGGTGGTAAGTTCTTGTATTGCGAAAATTTAAACGAAATATATTCCAACTTAGAATATATTCTTGAAGAGAATGACTGGAAAGAAAAAAAGGCGCTGTTATTCGACGATAATTTAAAAGATAGGTTTACAAATTCAAATTTAAAAGATACTAATAAGGTAAGTGATTCAACGTTCTTTTTAACAACCTGTGAGAACCTTATAGCTAATGATGGATCATTACTTATCACTTCAAAACAAATATTCGAAAAAAAGCTTCCTGAATTACCAGTAAACTTTATCGTGTATGCTACCACAAGCCAAATTGTTGAAAATATCGGGGAAGGTTTACGTGGTATAAAATCTAAAAACAGGCAAAAAATCCCAACAAATATTACAACCATTAAACATTTTAAATCTGGGGACGAAAAAGATTTCTTAAGTTATGGTAGTAGTGCAAAAAATCTTTACCTACTACTCTTAGAA
- the ftsH gene encoding ATP-dependent zinc metalloprotease FtsH has protein sequence MANDKKNIKDKKPKFSPYWIYGILIAVFLGFQLFSNGSYEDGNITTPSDFFHFLEDGDIEKVDIIKNTRVARVYLTREAEAKEVHKNSKPTTLIPSATRLPNYKFEFGDLQNFENRLNEVTKDLATKPIITFDTETNDWGNLLMGILPFILLIGVWIFIMRRMSGGAGGGAGGQIFNIGKSKAKLFDQNTEVKTTFKDVAGLEGAKEEVQEIVDFLKFPEKYTTLGGKIPKGALLVGPPGTGKTLLARAVAGEAKVPFFSLSGSDFVEMFVGVGASRVRDLFKQAKEKSPSIIFIDEIDAIGRARGKNAMSGSNDERENTLNQLLTEMDGFGTNTNVIVIAATNRADILDKALMRAGRFDRQIFVDLPDIRERKEIFEVHLRPLKKAKDLDTDFLSKQTPGFSGADIANVCNEAALIAARNGKKAVDKQDFLDAVDRIIGGLEKKNKIITPSEKKAVAYHEAGHATVSWMLEHAAPLVKVTIVPRGRSLGAAWYLPEERLIVRPEQMLDEMCAALGGRAAEKVIFDKISTGALSDLEKVTKQARAMVTIYGLSDKVGNLTYYDSGQSEYGFTKPYSEQTAELIDKEISDIIEKQYRRAVKLLEDNKDKLTELAEELLEKEVIFKDNLEKIFGKRAFEKEEQENLDK, from the coding sequence ATGGCAAACGATAAAAAAAATATAAAGGATAAAAAGCCTAAATTTAGTCCATATTGGATTTATGGTATATTAATAGCCGTATTCTTGGGCTTTCAATTATTTAGTAATGGAAGCTACGAAGATGGTAACATTACCACGCCTTCAGACTTCTTTCATTTCTTGGAAGATGGCGATATTGAAAAGGTCGATATTATAAAAAATACACGTGTTGCTAGAGTTTATTTAACCCGAGAAGCTGAGGCTAAGGAGGTTCATAAAAACTCTAAACCTACAACACTTATACCTTCTGCCACAAGATTACCAAACTATAAATTTGAATTTGGTGATCTTCAAAATTTTGAGAACCGTTTAAACGAGGTTACTAAAGACTTAGCCACAAAACCAATTATTACTTTCGATACCGAAACCAACGATTGGGGAAATCTTTTAATGGGTATTCTACCTTTTATTTTACTTATTGGGGTTTGGATCTTTATTATGCGACGTATGTCTGGTGGTGCCGGTGGAGGTGCTGGTGGACAAATTTTCAATATTGGAAAATCCAAAGCAAAACTTTTCGACCAAAACACCGAAGTAAAAACAACGTTTAAGGATGTTGCTGGTTTAGAAGGTGCTAAAGAAGAAGTACAGGAGATTGTAGACTTTCTTAAATTTCCAGAAAAATATACAACACTAGGTGGTAAAATTCCAAAAGGCGCCTTACTTGTAGGCCCTCCGGGAACAGGAAAGACGTTGTTAGCCAGAGCTGTTGCAGGTGAAGCTAAAGTACCGTTCTTCTCACTATCAGGTTCAGATTTTGTCGAAATGTTTGTTGGGGTTGGTGCATCTCGTGTAAGAGACTTGTTTAAGCAAGCCAAGGAAAAATCACCTTCTATCATTTTTATTGACGAGATAGATGCTATTGGACGTGCTAGAGGAAAAAACGCTATGTCTGGAAGTAATGACGAACGTGAAAACACCTTGAACCAGTTACTAACAGAGATGGATGGTTTTGGTACCAACACTAATGTTATTGTAATTGCTGCAACCAATAGAGCCGATATTTTAGATAAAGCCTTAATGCGTGCTGGACGTTTTGACAGACAAATATTTGTTGATTTACCAGACATTAGAGAGCGTAAAGAAATTTTTGAGGTGCATTTAAGACCTCTAAAAAAGGCAAAAGATTTAGATACCGATTTTCTTTCAAAACAAACTCCAGGATTCTCTGGTGCAGATATAGCTAATGTTTGTAACGAAGCTGCTTTGATAGCTGCCAGAAATGGTAAGAAAGCGGTAGACAAACAAGATTTTCTTGATGCTGTAGATAGAATTATTGGTGGTTTAGAAAAGAAAAACAAAATAATAACACCAAGTGAGAAAAAAGCTGTTGCCTACCACGAAGCTGGTCATGCTACAGTAAGCTGGATGCTTGAGCATGCTGCACCTCTAGTAAAAGTAACTATTGTTCCTCGTGGTCGCTCGTTAGGAGCCGCATGGTACTTACCTGAAGAGCGCTTAATTGTTCGACCAGAGCAAATGCTGGATGAAATGTGTGCTGCTCTTGGTGGTCGTGCTGCCGAGAAAGTAATTTTCGATAAAATATCTACCGGAGCGCTTAGCGATCTGGAAAAAGTAACCAAACAGGCCAGAGCCATGGTTACCATTTACGGACTAAGCGATAAAGTTGGTAATTTAACGTATTACGACTCAGGACAAAGCGAATATGGTTTTACAAAACCTTATAGTGAGCAAACTGCAGAATTGATTGATAAAGAGATTTCAGATATCATAGAAAAGCAATACCGACGTGCCGTTAAATTGCTTGAAGACAATAAAGACAAGCTAACAGAGCTGGCAGAAGAACTTCTGGAAAAAGAAGTGATCTTTAAGGATAACTTGGAAAAAATATTTGGAAAACGTGCTTTCGAAAAAGAAGAGCAGGAAAATTTAGATAAATAA
- the rsfS gene encoding ribosome silencing factor: protein MAKENISADQLISVIINGIEDVKGKGINILDLREIENTVCDYFIICEGTSNTQVNAIVNSVQKKVSKELKDNPWHTEGVDNAEWVLIDYVNVVVHVFQKHIREYYDIESLWGDAKTTLIETSY from the coding sequence ATGGCGAAAGAAAATATAAGCGCAGATCAACTAATATCCGTAATAATTAATGGTATCGAAGATGTTAAAGGAAAAGGAATAAATATTCTAGACTTAAGAGAAATTGAAAATACGGTTTGCGATTACTTTATAATTTGTGAAGGTACTTCAAACACTCAAGTAAACGCCATAGTTAATTCAGTACAAAAAAAAGTAAGCAAAGAACTTAAAGATAATCCTTGGCACACAGAAGGTGTAGACAACGCTGAGTGGGTTTTAATAGATTATGTAAATGTTGTAGTGCATGTGTTTCAAAAACACATTCGTGAGTATTATGATATTGAAAGTCTTTGGGGCGATGCAAAAACAACACTTATAGAAACTAGCTACTAA
- a CDS encoding biotin--[acetyl-CoA-carboxylase] ligase, producing the protein MLIVKLNAIDSTNSYLRKLSAEEIVEDYTTIIAEKQTQGRGQMGTVWDSQPSKNLTFSVFKDVSRTQLEDPFYISIVTSLALLKTLQFFSISRLSVKWPNDILSEDKKICGILIENVIKQNKINASIIGIGLNVNQTKFENLPKASSLKIISGKVFNLDEIVHVILKNLEFYFDLMEKEQYDILKSEYEAYLFRKNKPSTFKDEEGLVFSGFIKGVSESGNLQVLLEDDIMEEFDLKTITLLY; encoded by the coding sequence ATGCTTATAGTCAAACTTAATGCCATCGATTCTACAAATAGCTATTTACGAAAGCTTAGTGCTGAGGAAATAGTAGAAGATTACACGACTATTATCGCAGAAAAACAGACGCAAGGGCGCGGACAAATGGGAACTGTGTGGGATTCGCAACCATCTAAAAATCTAACGTTTAGCGTATTTAAAGATGTTTCTAGAACTCAATTAGAAGACCCTTTTTATATTAGTATTGTTACTTCTTTAGCTTTACTAAAAACGCTTCAGTTTTTTTCAATTTCTCGATTAAGTGTAAAGTGGCCGAACGACATTTTGTCAGAAGACAAGAAAATATGTGGCATATTAATAGAAAATGTCATAAAACAAAATAAGATTAATGCCTCAATTATTGGTATTGGATTAAATGTAAATCAAACCAAATTCGAAAATTTACCTAAAGCATCGTCTTTAAAAATTATATCTGGAAAAGTTTTTAACTTGGATGAAATAGTTCACGTCATTTTAAAAAACCTGGAGTTTTACTTTGACCTAATGGAAAAGGAACAATATGATATTTTAAAGAGTGAGTATGAAGCTTATTTGTTTAGAAAAAATAAACCTTCAACATTTAAAGATGAAGAAGGTCTTGTGTTTTCTGGTTTTATAAAAGGTGTTTCCGAGTCTGGAAATCTTCAGGTCTTGCTTGAAGATGATATTATGGAAGAGTTCGACTTAAAAACAATTACTCTTTTGTATTAA
- a CDS encoding orotate phosphoribosyltransferase has product MNLESPKVNVKKSSQEVFDFLSDVKNFEALMPENISKFEVLENDKFLFALKGMPEIVLEKKEAIAPNKVVLGAAGGKLDFSLEGNISEVDETSSEVQLKFTGDFNPMMAMMIKGPISKFIETLATSVPNAI; this is encoded by the coding sequence ATGAATTTAGAATCACCAAAAGTTAACGTTAAAAAATCATCGCAAGAGGTATTCGATTTCTTATCAGATGTTAAAAACTTTGAAGCTTTAATGCCCGAAAATATTAGCAAATTTGAGGTTTTAGAAAACGACAAGTTCTTATTTGCCTTAAAAGGCATGCCAGAAATTGTTCTAGAAAAGAAAGAAGCTATAGCTCCAAACAAAGTCGTTTTGGGTGCAGCCGGTGGAAAATTAGATTTTTCATTAGAGGGTAATATTTCAGAAGTTGACGAAACTTCCAGCGAAGTACAGTTAAAATTTACGGGCGACTTTAATCCAATGATGGCAATGATGATAAAAGGACCTATTAGTAAATTTATAGAAACCCTTGCTACTAGTGTACCAAACGCTATTTAA
- the pyrE gene encoding orotate phosphoribosyltransferase, whose amino-acid sequence MIFNKETAKKTAEVLLQINAIKLSPSEPFTWASGWKSPIYCDNRILLSFPPIRNYISEAMAKQLEAKYGKPDVIAGVATGAIGIGMLVADYLGLPFIYVRPDAKGHGRKNQIEGFIESGQNVVVVEDLISTGKSSLNAVKALKEANIKVKGMIAIFTYGFEVATENFAKEDIDLQTLSNYDSLLEQALDTNYISEKELKALSEWNSNPAEWNAN is encoded by the coding sequence ATGATTTTTAACAAAGAAACCGCCAAAAAAACGGCCGAAGTTTTATTACAAATCAATGCAATAAAACTTAGTCCTAGCGAACCATTTACCTGGGCATCGGGATGGAAATCTCCAATTTATTGCGATAACCGTATCCTATTGTCATTTCCACCAATTCGTAATTATATTTCTGAAGCCATGGCCAAGCAACTTGAAGCAAAGTATGGCAAACCAGATGTTATTGCTGGTGTAGCAACTGGCGCCATAGGTATAGGGATGCTCGTTGCAGACTATTTGGGATTACCTTTTATATATGTAAGACCAGATGCTAAAGGACATGGTAGAAAAAACCAAATAGAAGGCTTTATTGAAAGCGGACAAAATGTTGTAGTTGTTGAAGATTTAATTAGTACGGGCAAAAGCAGTTTAAATGCTGTAAAAGCTTTAAAAGAAGCGAATATAAAAGTAAAAGGCATGATCGCTATTTTTACTTATGGTTTTGAAGTGGCTACAGAAAATTTTGCCAAAGAAGACATTGATCTTCAAACACTAAGCAATTACGATAGCTTATTGGAACAAGCTTTAGACACTAATTATATTTCTGAAAAAGAATTAAAAGCATTATCCGAATGGAATAGCAATCCAGCAGAATGGAACGCTAATTGA
- a CDS encoding NUDIX hydrolase, producing the protein MYKVFVGDKPIILTTKVEQEIDFKNYLLDTVNIGKVIKELNTTSLKEVRLIHKNEEKLLKKFLKKLPNVIAGGGKVYNEKKDILFIYRNDKWDLPKGKVEGNETIERTAIREVSEETGVGGLEITKPLETTYHIFKRNGRHKIKITYWFEMKTSFNGNLYAQEEEGITKVEWLNPNQAKKALENSYANIKLLV; encoded by the coding sequence ATGTATAAAGTTTTTGTTGGGGATAAACCTATCATTTTAACAACTAAAGTTGAGCAGGAAATCGATTTTAAAAATTACTTGCTCGATACTGTAAACATTGGAAAGGTTATTAAAGAGTTAAACACGACTTCTTTAAAAGAGGTACGCCTTATTCATAAGAATGAAGAAAAGCTGCTGAAAAAATTCTTAAAAAAGCTACCCAACGTAATAGCTGGTGGCGGAAAAGTATATAACGAGAAAAAGGACATCTTATTTATATACAGAAATGATAAATGGGATTTACCAAAGGGTAAAGTAGAAGGCAACGAAACTATTGAAAGAACAGCTATTCGTGAAGTTTCTGAAGAAACAGGAGTTGGCGGACTGGAAATTACTAAGCCTTTAGAAACTACTTACCATATTTTTAAGCGCAACGGACGTCATAAAATTAAAATTACCTATTGGTTTGAAATGAAAACCAGCTTTAATGGTAATTTGTATGCCCAAGAGGAAGAAGGCATTACAAAAGTTGAATGGTTAAACCCAAACCAAGCAAAAAAAGCCCTTGAAAACTCTTACGCTAATATAAAGCTGTTGGTGTAA
- a CDS encoding T9SS type A sorting domain-containing protein, with translation MKPELRNQIPKSNYLLVSFFLFLFFQSFANNNCGTIEGFEFTNGHESVVLSDGKTYSIEELPNNFYLNSHVSGYSQSIRYVIENLNTGKKHKVTENLLPYTFPAGNNSWHLGNGTFKLTATLYKYDYGYGKCDSKSVTFTLGEVCSADAGTLQVDAPTVVLSGGEAMLSATPSGDINVPEGYSSIYVLTSGSGLVIEQVNTEYPKFTVDSAGLYTIHTLVYDGNEVSPNFLDLGVVVPGTTTGVDVLNIVTGNGLCASLDVTGAPINVEDCSANAGTLQADEPIVVLSNGSAMLSATPSGDIHIPEGYSSIYVLTSGSGLVIEQVNTEYPKFTVDEARLYTIHTLVYDGNEGSPNFLDLGVVVPGTTTGVDVLNVVTGNGLCASLDVTGAPITVEGCSADAGTLEADEPTVVLSGGEAMLSATPSGDINVPEGYSSIYVLTSGSGLVIEQVNTEYPKFTVDAAGLYTIHTLVYDGNEGSPNFLDLGVVVPGTTTGVDVLNIVTGNGLCASLDVTGAPITVEDCSADAGTLQADEPTVVLSGGEAMLSATPSGNINVPEGYSSIYVLTSGSGLVIEQVNTEYPKFTVDAAGLYTIHTLVYDGNEGSPNFLDLGVVVPGTTTGVDVLNIVTGNGLCASLDVTGAPITVEDCSADAGTLQADAPNVVLSGGEAMLSATPSGDINVPEGYSSIYVLTSGSGLVIEQVNAEYPKFTVDAAGLYTIHTLVYDGNEGSPNFLDLGVVVPGTTTGVDVLNIVTGNGLCASLDVTGAPIMVEGCSANAGTLQADEPTVVLSGGEAMLSATPSGDIHIPEGYSSIYVLTSGSGLVIEQVNTEYPKFTVDAVGLYTIHTLVYDGNEGSPNFLDLGVVVPGTTTGVDVLNIVTGNGLCASLDVTGAPINVEDCSADAGTLQADEPTVVLSKGSAMLSATPFGDINVPDGYSSIYVLTSGSGLVIEQVNAEYPKFTVDAAGLYTIHTLVYDGNEGSPNFLDLGVVVPGTTTGVDVLNIVTGNGLCASLDVTGAPITVEDCSADAGTLQADEPTVVLSKGSAMLSATPFGDINVPDGYSSIYVLTSGSGLVIEQVNAEYPKFTVDAAGLYTIHTLVYDGNEGSPNFLDLGVVVPGTTTGVDVLNIVTGNGLCASLDVTGAPITVEDCSADAGTLQADEPTVVLSKGLAMLSATPSGDINVPDGYSSIYVLTSGSGLVIEQVNAEYPKFTVDAAGLYTIHTLVYDGNEGSPNFLDLSVVVPGTTTGVDVLNIVTSNGLCASLDVAGAPITVEEVDICNAFSGTMYSGNSINCLSNGVTTISAKVGKSPVIPVGYNQLYVLTEAFSLTILNVSETPSFEVNHRGFYRIHSLVYNPDTLDLSIVVPGQTTGFDVVNLISENQICASLDVKGAINLVIGSRWFCYFFNKYFNRGNNSSKNSDSGKEFNDYASLEDFVNSYNNYEAFKSDFITANGKTQFFPNPVVNTLNVEVQLIDDEVMNYSIVDVSGRRVISGIAEDLENGLQTINTSNLNAGMYLVQFVSDYRTITKKIVVRE, from the coding sequence ATGAAACCAGAACTACGAAACCAAATTCCCAAATCTAACTACCTACTTGTTTCATTTTTTTTATTTCTATTCTTTCAATCTTTTGCAAATAATAATTGTGGAACTATTGAAGGTTTTGAATTTACGAACGGTCACGAATCTGTAGTTTTATCAGATGGTAAAACGTATAGTATCGAAGAATTGCCAAATAATTTTTATCTTAATTCTCATGTTAGCGGATATTCCCAAAGTATACGCTATGTTATTGAAAATTTAAATACTGGTAAAAAACACAAAGTCACCGAAAATTTATTGCCATATACTTTTCCTGCTGGAAATAATTCATGGCATTTGGGGAATGGTACATTTAAGTTAACTGCTACTTTATATAAGTATGACTACGGGTATGGAAAATGTGACTCCAAATCTGTAACATTTACTTTAGGAGAAGTTTGCAGTGCAGATGCAGGTACTTTGCAGGTGGATGCCCCCACGGTGGTATTGAGCGGAGGAGAGGCGATGCTTAGCGCAACGCCATCTGGCGACATCAACGTACCGGAGGGTTACAGCAGCATCTATGTGCTGACCTCGGGATCTGGCCTGGTGATCGAACAGGTGAACACGGAATACCCGAAATTCACTGTGGACTCGGCCGGACTATACACGATCCATACGCTTGTGTACGATGGTAACGAAGTGAGCCCAAACTTCCTGGACCTTGGTGTCGTGGTTCCTGGCACTACCACTGGTGTGGACGTACTGAACATAGTGACGGGTAACGGACTGTGCGCCAGCCTCGACGTAACGGGCGCACCGATCAATGTAGAGGACTGCAGTGCTAACGCAGGCACCCTTCAAGCGGACGAGCCCATTGTGGTATTGAGCAATGGCTCAGCCATGCTGAGCGCAACGCCATCTGGAGATATTCATATTCCTGAGGGATACAGCAGCATCTACGTGCTGACCTCGGGATCTGGCCTGGTGATCGAACAGGTGAACACGGAATACCCGAAGTTCACGGTAGACGAAGCTAGACTGTACACGATCCATACGCTTGTGTACGATGGGAACGAAGGGAGCCCAAACTTCCTGGACCTTGGTGTCGTGGTTCCTGGCACTACCACCGGTGTGGACGTACTGAACGTAGTAACGGGTAACGGACTGTGTGCCAGTCTTGACGTAACGGGCGCACCGATCACGGTGGAGGGCTGCAGTGCTGACGCAGGCACCCTGGAGGCGGACGAGCCCACTGTGGTATTGAGCGGAGGAGAGGCGATGCTTAGCGCAACGCCATCTGGCGACATCAACGTACCGGAGGGTTACAGCAGCATCTACGTGCTGACCTCGGGATCTGGCCTGGTGATCGAACAGGTGAACACGGAATACCCGAAATTCACTGTGGACGCGGCCGGACTGTACACGATCCATACGCTTGTTTACGATGGCAACGAAGGGAGCCCAAACTTCCTGGACCTTGGTGTCGTAGTTCCTGGTACTACCACTGGTGTGGACGTATTGAACATAGTAACAGGGAACGGACTGTGTGCCAGTCTCGACGTAACGGGAGCACCGATCACGGTGGAGGACTGCAGTGCTGACGCAGGCACCCTTCAAGCGGACGAGCCCACTGTGGTATTGAGTGGAGGAGAGGCGATGCTGAGCGCAACACCATCTGGTAATATCAACGTACCGGAGGGGTACAGCAGCATCTACGTGCTGACCTCGGGATCTGGCCTGGTGATCGAACAGGTGAACACGGAATACCCGAAATTCACTGTGGACGCGGCCGGATTGTACACGATCCATACACTGGTATACGATGGTAACGAAGGGAGCCCAAACTTCCTGGATCTTGGTGTCGTGGTTCCTGGCACTACTACCGGGGTGGACGTACTGAACATAGTAACAGGGAACGGACTCTGTGCCAGTCTCGACGTAACGGGCGCACCGATCACGGTTGAGGACTGCAGTGCTGACGCAGGGACCCTTCAAGCGGATGCCCCCAATGTGGTATTGAGCGGAGGAGAGGCGATGCTGAGCGCAACACCATCTGGCGATATCAACGTACCGGAGGGGTATAGCAGCATCTACGTGCTGACCTCGGGGTCTGGCCTGGTGATCGAACAGGTGAACGCAGAATACCCGAAGTTCACTGTGGACGCGGCCGGACTGTACACGATCCATACGCTGGTATACGATGGCAACGAAGGGAGTCCAAACTTCCTGGACCTTGGTGTCGTGGTTCCTGGCACTACTACCGGGGTGGACGTACTGAACATAGTAACGGGTAACGGGCTCTGTGCCAGTCTTGACGTAACGGGCGCACCGATCATGGTGGAGGGCTGCAGTGCTAACGCAGGCACCCTTCAAGCGGATGAGCCCACTGTGGTATTGAGCGGAGGAGAGGCGATGCTGAGCGCAACGCCATCTGGAGATATTCATATTCCTGAGGGATACAGCAGCATCTACGTGCTGACCTCGGGGTCTGGCCTGGTGATCGAACAGGTGAACACGGAATACCCGAAATTCACTGTGGACGCGGTCGGACTGTACACGATCCATACGCTGGTATACGATGGCAACGAAGGGAGTCCAAACTTCCTGGATCTTGGTGTCGTAGTTCCTGGTACTACCACTGGTGTGGACGTATTGAACATAGTGACGGGTAACGGACTCTGTGCCAGTCTCGACGTAACGGGAGCACCGATCAATGTAGAGGATTGCAGTGCAGACGCAGGCACCCTGCAAGCGGACGAGCCCACTGTGGTATTAAGCAAAGGCTCAGCCATGCTGAGCGCAACGCCATTTGGTGACATCAACGTACCGGATGGATACAGCAGCATCTACGTGCTGACCTCGGGATCTGGGCTGGTGATCGAACAGGTGAATGCGGAATACCCGAAATTCACTGTGGACGCGGCCGGATTGTACACGATCCATACACTGGTATACGATGGCAACGAAGGGAGTCCAAACTTCCTGGACCTTGGTGTCGTGGTTCCTGGTACTACCACCGGGGTGGACGTACTGAACATAGTGACGGGTAACGGACTCTGTGCCAGTCTCGACGTAACGGGCGCACCGATCACGGTTGAGGACTGCAGTGCAGACGCAGGCACCCTGCAAGCGGACGAGCCCACTGTGGTATTAAGCAAAGGCTCAGCCATGCTGAGCGCAACGCCATTTGGTGACATCAACGTACCGGATGGATACAGCAGCATCTACGTGCTGACCTCGGGATCTGGGCTGGTGATCGAACAGGTGAATGCGGAATACCCGAAATTCACTGTGGACGCGGCCGGATTGTACACGATCCATACACTGGTATACGATGGCAACGAAGGGAGTCCAAACTTCCTGGACCTTGGTGTCGTGGTTCCTGGTACTACCACCGGGGTGGACGTACTGAACATAGTGACGGGTAACGGACTCTGTGCCAGTCTCGACGTAACGGGCGCACCGATCACGGTTGAGGACTGCAGTGCTGACGCAGGCACCCTTCAAGCGGACGAGCCCACTGTGGTATTGAGCAAAGGTTTAGCCATGCTGAGCGCAACGCCATCTGGTGACATCAACGTACCGGATGGGTATAGCAGCATCTACGTGCTGACCTCGGGGTCTGGCCTGGTGATCGAACAGGTGAACGCAGAATACCCGAAGTTCACTGTGGACGCGGCCGGACTGTACACGATCCATACGCTTGTTTACGATGGCAACGAAGGGAGTCCAAACTTCCTGGACCTTAGTGTCGTAGTACCGGGCACAACCACAGGTGTGGACGTATTGAACATAGTAACGAGTAACGGACTGTGTGCCAGTCTTGACGTTGCAGGAGCACCAATTACCGTAGAAGAAGTCGATATATGTAATGCTTTTTCTGGAACTATGTATTCTGGGAATTCTATAAATTGTCTAAGTAATGGGGTAACAACGATTTCAGCTAAGGTTGGAAAATCACCAGTTATTCCTGTTGGTTATAACCAATTGTATGTTTTAACGGAGGCTTTTTCACTAACAATTTTAAATGTATCAGAAACGCCTAGTTTTGAAGTTAACCATAGAGGTTTTTATAGAATCCATAGCCTTGTTTATAATCCCGATACTTTAGATTTAAGTATCGTAGTTCCTGGGCAAACAACAGGATTTGATGTGGTTAATCTTATTTCGGAAAATCAAATATGTGCTTCTTTAGATGTTAAAGGGGCTATAAATTTGGTCATAGGATCTCGTTGGTTTTGTTATTTCTTTAATAAGTATTTCAATAGAGGAAATAATAGTAGCAAGAATAGTGATTCCGGTAAAGAGTTTAATGATTATGCTAGTTTAGAGGATTTTGTAAATAGCTATAATAATTATGAGGCATTTAAGAGTGACTTTATTACTGCGAACGGTAAAACGCAATTCTTTCCAAACCCTGTAGTTAATACTTTAAATGTTGAAGTGCAATTAATTGATGACGAGGTGATGAATTACAGCATTGTAGATGTGAGTGGTAGAAGAGTAATTTCTGGTATTGCTGAAGATTTGGAAAATGGTTTGCAAACAATTAATACAAGTAATCTTAATGCGGGAATGTACTTAGTGCAATTTGTGTCAGATTATAGAACGATAACAAAGAAGATAGTAGTTAGAGAATAA